The region ATTTAAATTTCTTACTGTTTCTCTTATTGTATCTTCTTCGTTAAAAACTGGCACAACTGCAACAACTTTATTATCTGCACTCATATAATCTCTCCTCATTCTAAAATAGTATTATTAGGATCAGGTAAAAGACTTTCAGCACTTGGTTTTTCACCATAGTACCCTGGTCTACCTTCCATTGCCATTATAAGTGCAACTTTACCCATTACTGTATCAACATTATCTATAGTTGATATCCTAAAGTTTTTATATTCACTCGTATAAGAAAAATTAACTTTAGTCTTTTCAACTCCAATTATAGGTATTTCTAAGCTTTTACATGTATTGATAACATTCTTATCTAAATAATTAATTCTGTCTAAATCTTCACTATCGCTTCCACCAGCTATAATTATATAATCAATAGGATCTTCTATATCTCCAACTATATTTATTAAGTCCCTTTCCCTAAATCCATCAATTGTCTCAGATTGTTCTCCTGTTATAATAGCTTTGGATAAATCCTTAACTGCATTTTCAATTATATTCTTACTAATTTCTTTTTCTTCACCTAATTGATTTACATAAATTTCTCTTAGCAATTCTTCATTAAGAAATTTATCTTTTATAGTTATTATACTCTTAACATTAGCTCCTGCAATTTCTAATGTTTTTCCTAAACCAGAATATATATATTCATCATTAGTCTCTATAATTGCAACATTAACTCCTGCTAATTTATTTTTAACAGCTTCTATATATGCAACTCTACTAAATAATTCATATTTATTATTTTCTAATTCTAATATTTCTACTTCTTTTTTTAAATTTGTATTTTCTTCTTTTAAATAATCAAATTTTTCTTCTAACTTAGACACTATATCTTCTTTTTGTTCAACAATCATATCATTTGCATCAATTATAAAACCAATATAAATTCCAATTGCCAGTGCTAAAAATATAGATACAATTGAAACTACAAAATAACGCATATTGGGAATCATATTATCACTCCTTACAGTCCAAACATTATTCTAAATCTTATTTTTATAAGTTGCAACAACTCTTTCATTGGAGGAAACATCATAGTAATAACTATTATAGGAATTAAAGCTGCTAATCCTATACCTATCATATGTTTCAGTTTTAAATGACTTCTATAAAGTTTATTTACACCCTTTGCATCAACTAATTTTGATCCTACTTTTAATCTAACTAAAAAAGTACTAGCCATACCACTCCTACCCTTTTCTAGAAAATCAATCATATTATTATGTGTTCCAACTGCAACTATTAAATCTACATCATTTTCATAAGCTAAAAGCATTGCAATATCCTCACTAGTCCCTGGAGAGGGAAATATTACTGCATTTAAACCTAATTCGTTAACTCTATCTAATCCTGGAGCTTTTCCATTAGGGTAAGCATGAACAACTATTTCCTTACTTAGCTTTAAACATTTATCACTAACACTATCCATGTCCCCAATTACAATATCAGGAACATAACCAAATTCAATTAGTGCATCTCCACCACCATCAACCCCAATCAAAATAGGATTCATTTCATGAATATACGCTTGTATAGCTAGTAAATCTCTTTTATAGTCCTTACCTCTTACAACTATTAGTGCATGTCTATTTTTTAACTTAGTCTTTATAGAGGGAATGGAGACTTTTCCTGTTACAAGACCCTTTTCTCTCTTAGCATAGTCTAATGTATTCTCTATAAATTTATCTAATTCTTTTTCAAAATTATCATATCCAATACCTAGTAGTTCATTGACTTTTTCATTGTCAAGAAGTTGTACCTCACCAATATATTCTTCATTCTGAACTATTTGATTTTCAACGATTTCAATTGTTTCTCCATCTTTAATAAGCTCATATAGACCCTCATCATATGCCTCGAATAATGGAATATTTGCTTTTAATAATATAGAAGGACCTTGATTGGGGTAACGACCACTGATAGTCTTATCTGTATTTATAACACATTTAACTTTCTTTTCAACCAAAGATGAAGCACCAATTTCATCTAAATCCTTGTGACATATCAATGCTATGTCTCCAGGTTTTAACCTTTTAGTTAAATTCTTAGTTCTTTTATCTTTCTTTACTTTTCCCTTGATATACATTTTAATCCTCCAAACCTATTGTCTGTATAGTATTTCCCTATACAAATAATTAATCCATTGAATAAACATCTCAGTTTATTATAGCACAAAATATGATTATAATAAATTTAATAATTAAAACCCATGAATACTAAGTATTCATGGGTTTTAATTAAGAATTGCTTTCTGACATTTCCATCTCTAATCTCAACTTATCAGCAACCATCGCAATAAACTCTGAATTTGTAGGTTTGCCTTTGTCTGTATGAATAGTGTAACCAAAAATATTATTAATAGTATCTACCTTACCCCTACTCCATGCTACTTCTATAGCATGTCTAATTGCTCTTTCCACTCTACTTGGAGTAGTATTGTACTTTATAGCAATATTGGGATATAATTCCTTTGTAACTGCACTAAGAAGTTCGATATTATCTACAACCATAGAAATAGCTTCCCTTAAGTAAAGATAGCCTTTAATATGAGCGGGTACCCCTATTTCATGAATGATATTTGTTATTTTTGCTTCCATACTCTTAGTAGAATCAATATTAGTCGTTGTCTCTTTTGGAATATTAATATATTTTTTAGTAATCTTCTTTTCAAAAGGAATACCAGATATCTGTCTTAATCTTTTGGTGAATATTTCAAAGTCAAAGGGTTTTACGACATAATAATCAGCACCTAATTCTATAGCTTTTTGTGTTATCTTGTCTTGTCCAACAGCTGAAAGAATGATTATTCTAGGTATTTTTTCTAGATTCATGCTATTTAGTCTTTCTAGTACACCTAATCCATCTAAATGAGGCATTATTATGTCTAATATTAAAACATCTGGCTTCTTTTCTAATAATAAGTCAATTGCCTCTAATCCATCTTTTGCAAAACCAATAACTTCAAAATCTTCTTGTTGCTTTAAGTAATCGTATAAAATATCACAGAATTCCCTATTATCATCAGCAACAAGTATGCTAGTCTTACTCAAATCAATTACCCCCCCTGTTTTTTATTTCTACTAATTTAAATATTCGACAAAGAAATATGATTTCCTTCTCATTTTCCATTTTTTATTCAAAAAAAATAAATTAATATAATTAAAGGCAGATATTAAATTATCTGCCTTGTTTAGTATCTGCATATTTACTTTGTTGTCTATTTTTTATATTTGTCTGATCTAACATCCATTCAATATATACTCCATAACCTTTTGTAGGATCATTTACAAAAACATGAGTAACAGCTCCAATTAATTTTCCATCTTGAATTATTGGACTACCACTCATTCCCTGAACAATTCCTCCAGTCTTTTCTAATAACTTTTTATCTATTATTTTTATTACCATACTCTTTTGTTCAGGATAATATTGATTCTGTGCTTTTAAAACCTCTATCTCAAATTTCTCAATTTTATTATCACTTATAGTTGTTAAAATATAAGCCTTTCCTTCTTTTACTTCTTCCTTCATCCCTATAGGTATTGATTTTAGTTTAGTTTTCGGTATATTTGTATTCCTTAGTTCGCCATATATACCATAG is a window of Anaerosalibacter sp. Marseille-P3206 DNA encoding:
- a CDS encoding copper transporter; the encoded protein is MIPNMRYFVVSIVSIFLALAIGIYIGFIIDANDMIVEQKEDIVSKLEEKFDYLKEENTNLKKEVEILELENNKYELFSRVAYIEAVKNKLAGVNVAIIETNDEYIYSGLGKTLEIAGANVKSIITIKDKFLNEELLREIYVNQLGEEKEISKNIIENAVKDLSKAIITGEQSETIDGFRERDLINIVGDIEDPIDYIIIAGGSDSEDLDRINYLDKNVINTCKSLEIPIIGVEKTKVNFSYTSEYKNFRISTIDNVDTVMGKVALIMAMEGRPGYYGEKPSAESLLPDPNNTILE
- the spo0A gene encoding sporulation transcription factor Spo0A; this translates as MSKTSILVADDNREFCDILYDYLKQQEDFEVIGFAKDGLEAIDLLLEKKPDVLILDIIMPHLDGLGVLERLNSMNLEKIPRIIILSAVGQDKITQKAIELGADYYVVKPFDFEIFTKRLRQISGIPFEKKITKKYINIPKETTTNIDSTKSMEAKITNIIHEIGVPAHIKGYLYLREAISMVVDNIELLSAVTKELYPNIAIKYNTTPSRVERAIRHAIEVAWSRGKVDTINNIFGYTIHTDKGKPTNSEFIAMVADKLRLEMEMSESNS
- the steA gene encoding putative cytokinetic ring protein SteA, which encodes MYIKGKVKKDKRTKNLTKRLKPGDIALICHKDLDEIGASSLVEKKVKCVINTDKTISGRYPNQGPSILLKANIPLFEAYDEGLYELIKDGETIEIVENQIVQNEEYIGEVQLLDNEKVNELLGIGYDNFEKELDKFIENTLDYAKREKGLVTGKVSIPSIKTKLKNRHALIVVRGKDYKRDLLAIQAYIHEMNPILIGVDGGGDALIEFGYVPDIVIGDMDSVSDKCLKLSKEIVVHAYPNGKAPGLDRVNELGLNAVIFPSPGTSEDIAMLLAYENDVDLIVAVGTHNNMIDFLEKGRSGMASTFLVRLKVGSKLVDAKGVNKLYRSHLKLKHMIGIGLAALIPIIVITMMFPPMKELLQLIKIRFRIMFGL